In Amblyraja radiata isolate CabotCenter1 chromosome 39, sAmbRad1.1.pri, whole genome shotgun sequence, the following proteins share a genomic window:
- the egr3 gene encoding early growth response protein 3 gives MTGKIVEKIPVTMSGLLNHLQDNIYPEDDISSAVPTSMSIFNSESNNAYNQMGGDGLLDVAMEKGTQDMNYSHPFQNSNRNQTLTYLGKFAFDSPPGPLGGSNWCSENIINLAGLFGVSHSPSTSTQTSTACTMVQNQGEMEQLYQGPTPYPQCNEMYQEQVYHTPPNPSNNLYSNQEYHSKPPQDANIFSVIPDYNMFHHQNDLASIADHKHFPASVDPIRIPPPLTPLTTIKAYTDSKQMPASFSSHPQQLTLKPIRPRKYPNRPSKTPVHERPHACPAEGCDRRFSRSDELTRHLRIHTGHKPFQCRICMRSFSRSDHLTTHIRTHTGEKPFSCDFCGRKFARSDERKRHAKIHLKQKEKKMDKNPSAPIPAAAAGAPVTSCA, from the exons CCCACCTCCATGAGCATTTTTAACTCGGAATCAAACAACGCCTACAATCAGATGGGTGGAG ACGGTCTTCTGGACGTTGCAATGGAGAAAGGGACCCAGGACATGAACTATTCCCACCCTTTCCAAAACTCCAACCGGAACCAGACTCTCACATACTTGGGCAAATTCGCCTTCGACTCCCCGCCTGGGCCACTTGGAGGCTCGAACTGGTGTTCGGAAAACATCATCAACTTGGCGGGCCTCTTCGGGGTCTCTCATTCCCCCTCCACCAGCACTCAGACGTCCACCGCCTGCACCATGGTACAGAACCAAGGCGAGATGGAGCAGCTTTACCAAGGACCGACGCCTTATCCACAATGCAATGAGATGTACCAGGAGCAGGTCTACCACACACCCCCAAACCCCAGCAACAATCTCTACTCCAACCAGGAGTATCACTCCAAACCTCCCCAGGACGCCAACATATTCTCCGTTATTCCGGATTACAATATGTTCCACCACCAGAACGACCTGGCGTCCATAGCGGATCACAAACATTTCCCAGCTTCAGTAGATCCCATCAggatcccccctcctctcactccaCTAACGACCATCAAAGCCTACACGGATTCCAAGCAGATGCCAGCCAGCTTTAGTTCCCACCCGCAGCAATTGACCCTCAAGCCCATTCGGCCAAGGAAGTACCCCAACCGGCCCAGCAAGACACCAGTCCACGAAAGGCCCCACGCTTGCCCGGCCGAGGGCTGCGACCGCAGGTTCTCCAGGTCCGACGAGCTGACCAGGCACCTGAGGATTCACACGGGCCACAAACCCTTCCAGTGCCGCATCTGCATGAGGAGTTTCAGCCGCAGCGACCACCTCACCACCCACATCAGGACCCACACTGGGGAGAAGCCCTTCAGCTGCGACTTCTGCGGGCGCAAGTTCGCCCGGAGCGACGAGCGCAAGAGACACGCCAAGATTCATCTCAAGCAGAAGGAGAAAAAAATGGACAAGAATCCCTCGGCGCCCATCCCGGCCGCGGCAGCGGGAGCCCCGGTGACAAGCTGTGCTTAG